GCAATCTCAGGCACTTAAGAGGAATATCGACACATACGACATGTTCATAATTCGAATAATGAATGTCAGTTACACACGAATATCGAATTAACCAGCGTCACCAGCCAAATAATAACCAGGACATATGGGTtgtgctaaacacttgaaattaTTGTTTGCTACATATTTCCCTTCTGCTTCCTCTTCCTTTGCCGTCACTCGAGTTTTTCACGGGCGTACTACGAAGAAGTCCCGTCAAGCCCCAACTTTGATCTTAGCCAAGCACAAACCTCGTCCATCTCTTCCGGAATTGTATAATGACCAAGCCTGCATGTACTCAAACAAATCATTCTTGTATTTCGTTGTCTCgataaatttatatgcaacaACTTTTCGACATAATCTAAGAACTACATACGCGTTATAGGATTTGAATGTCACGTCCTGAAAGCCATTGGACCTTAAGGACTGCGACGATTTCTCACCAAACTTGTAAGAAACCACATCATCACCTGCAATAAATCATATCCACAGCATTATGAACTAGGCCCGGCTTAGGATTTAAACCACAGAGCACCTACGCAAGAAGATGCTAGAGACAAGGATGCAACAAAACCTTTTCTTCGGTGAAGATAAATTTAAAAGACAAATAAAATGAGCAACATCTTTATAGTAGAGATAATCATATGCATACGTTTCCCATGACATAACAAAAGCGGAATGGAGGCAGCACGCCTTGCAGCGTCATCTACTTCTTCTAACTTCTTACTCAAGGTCCTGAAAGAGAATAGGGTTTGTAACTATAGGCACTTAAATACACTGCAAAAACAATCCAGCCGAGATAAGGAGTGTGAGAGGACAAACTTGGAACATGGAAGCCATCCGCTTAGTCCAACAACCGCACTCAGATTGCATGGGTATTGATTACCATTCCCATATTTTCTTGTAGAAAAGCAGGTCGCAGAGTATAGGGCAGTAGCTGCACCCATACTAAACCCTCCAACTCCAAGTTTAACTGTAACAGAGAAAGTTTGAAAGCGTCTATGGTATTAGAATCATGGCATTAACAGAGTTTTGTAGACGAGACATCCTGCATAGAGTTTACTTTGAAAAAACGCTACTCATAGTTTACAAGCTCGTCTTTTCAAAACATCTCATCAATCAAGAGGGGCAATGAAATTCTGAGCATCCGtgcagaaaaaataaaaaaaatgatagcaGCAATTGGAGTTCATCAAATGCTAAAATCGAACAAGAAGAAACCTACTGTCATCAGGCTCTGTTGATAACAAATTTGCAACATGTGCTGCAGAAGCATCCAAACCCTCTACATCATCCGGAGCATCTTCTGAAAGTTCTCCAACATCAAACCCTGTTTATATCACATAATCACTTTAGCGGAGTTTATGACCTTCGATTCACCAAAAACCgaatgacattttctttttctgtgacTATAATCAGACCAACTGCTGAAGATACATTAATGTattattaatgaaaaaaatacttACAAGC
This is a stretch of genomic DNA from Malus domestica chromosome 02, GDT2T_hap1. It encodes these proteins:
- the LOC103418000 gene encoding acyl-protein thioesterase 1-like encodes the protein MSSTGPSVGSGGRTARRAVEFGRTYVVRPKGKHQATVVWLHGLGDNGSSWSQLLESLPLPNIKWICPTAPTQPISIFGGFPSTAWFDVGELSEDAPDDVEGLDASAAHVANLLSTEPDDIKLGVGGFSMGAATALYSATCFSTRKYGNGNQYPCNLSAVVGLSGWLPCSKTLSKKLEEVDDAARRAASIPLLLCHGKRDDVVSYKFGEKSSQSLRSNGFQDVTFKSYNALGHYTIPEEMDEVCAWLRSKLGLDGTSS